In Leptidea sinapis chromosome 18, ilLepSina1.1, whole genome shotgun sequence, a genomic segment contains:
- the LOC126969337 gene encoding putative nuclease HARBI1 — MGETMNQQLAELLAEPSGEFDNFVRMSCTDFQYLLQKISPMVSKQDTTWREAVPTKIRLALTLRFLATGDDYRSLHYLFKISSSLISRIIIEVCLALYDVLQDMIKMPESASEWMSVSEGFSFPHCLGAIDGKHINIQSPLHSGTEYFNYKGHFSIVLLALVDSNYCFLFADVGSQGRISDGGVFNQSILYQKLSSNSMNLPRPIPLPNSDIVMPYVFLGDGAFALSTHLMKPFPGHHALGSPERVFNHELSRSRVKVENTFGILTARFPKKQH; from the exons ATGGG aGAGACTATGAATCAACAGCTTGCCGAGCTTCTTGCAGAACCATCTGGGGAGTTCGATAATTTCGTTCGAATGTCATGCACTGATTTTCAATACCTGCTACAAAAAATTTCTCCGATGGTTTCTAAGCAAGATACTACTTGGAGGGAAGCTGTACCAACAAAAATACGACTTGCATTGACATTGAGATTTTTAGCTACTGGAGATGACTACAGAAGCTTACACtacctatttaaaatatcaagttCACTTATCTCACGCATAATAATCGAAGTCTGTTTGGCACTCTATGATGTTTTGCAAGATATgattaaa atgcCTGAATCTGCGAGCGAATGGATGTCCGTTTCAGAAGGATTCAGCTTCCCGCATTGTTTGGGCGCTATAGATGGGAAGCATATCAATATACAATCACCTTTACACTCGGGTACTGAATACTTTAACTATAAAGGCCACTTTAGCATTGTTTTACTAGCACTAGTAGatagtaattattgttttttgtttgccGATGTAGGTTCTCAAGGACGGATTAGTGATGGAGGAGTTTTCAATCAAAGTATCTTATATCAAAAACTATCGTCTAACAGTATGAATTTACCCCGTCCTATTCCACTTCCTAATAGTGACATAGTCATGCCTTACGTATTTTTAGGCGATGGTGCATTTGCTCTCAGTACCCATTTAATGAAACCGTTTCCCGGTCATCACGCACTAGGGTCCCCAGAAAGAGTATTCAATCACGAATTATCCCGTTCTCGAGTAAAAGTAGAAAATACTTTCGGAATACTAACCGCCAG ATTCCCTAAAAAGCAACATTAA